The Dyadobacter subterraneus genome window below encodes:
- a CDS encoding amidase, translating to MKRRKFIHTGSFAGLSLFGITLFDFKSITDHPKNSAQNVTDFKLNELTVDDLKTMMETGKASSQSLVKLYLERIAEIDKKGPGINAIIEINPDAQKIAAELDKERAAGKIRGPLHGIPVLLKDNIDTADKMQTTAGSIALEGNIAKTDAFVVKQLRNAGVVILGKTNLSEWANFRSDRSSSGWSSRGGQTKNPYVLDRSPCGSSSGSAVAVAANLCVVSVGTETNGSIACPASMNNVVGIKPTVGLVSRSGIIPISKTQDTAGPFGKTVRDAALLLGGMTGIDVNDEVTASSKGKSLTDYTQFLKADGLQGKRIGIEKTFLKKHEGVDSLFKDAIDLMKSKGAILVELEFVKITDLGNSEGPLLQYEFKDGLNAYLSKANGKVKSLEELIKFNNDHKEKAMPIFPQDLLELSQTRGDLKSAKYLEVHEKIIGVRKIIDQHLDEQKLDALCGPATGPSWCIDPVNGDFWTGYGSYGPAAMAGYPSITVPMGLVREIPIGLSFLGRSYDEPGLLSIAYAYEQSSKKRTAPKFINHI from the coding sequence ATGAAACGCAGAAAATTTATTCATACAGGTTCATTTGCCGGTTTGTCACTTTTTGGTATAACCCTGTTTGACTTCAAGTCTATAACAGATCATCCGAAAAATAGTGCCCAAAATGTAACTGACTTTAAACTTAATGAGCTGACTGTTGATGATCTGAAAACGATGATGGAAACCGGGAAGGCTTCTTCTCAATCTTTGGTAAAACTATACCTGGAACGCATTGCTGAAATTGATAAAAAAGGTCCCGGAATAAATGCGATCATTGAAATAAATCCGGATGCACAAAAAATTGCAGCTGAACTGGATAAGGAAAGAGCAGCCGGAAAAATCCGTGGACCATTACATGGAATTCCTGTTTTATTAAAAGACAATATTGACACGGCGGACAAAATGCAAACCACGGCCGGATCCATCGCTTTAGAAGGAAATATTGCCAAAACGGATGCTTTTGTCGTGAAACAATTACGCAATGCGGGCGTAGTAATTTTGGGAAAAACAAATCTTAGCGAGTGGGCAAATTTCCGCTCCGACCGGTCTTCCAGCGGATGGAGCAGTCGTGGTGGACAAACGAAAAATCCTTATGTATTGGATCGTTCTCCCTGCGGTTCGAGCTCAGGTTCTGCTGTGGCTGTTGCTGCAAATTTGTGTGTAGTTTCGGTAGGGACTGAAACGAACGGATCCATTGCTTGTCCGGCTTCTATGAATAACGTTGTAGGTATCAAGCCAACAGTCGGATTGGTTAGCAGATCAGGTATTATACCGATTTCTAAAACACAGGATACCGCGGGGCCGTTTGGAAAAACCGTTCGGGATGCTGCGTTACTTTTAGGTGGAATGACTGGAATTGATGTAAATGATGAAGTGACTGCCAGCAGCAAAGGGAAATCTTTGACTGACTATACGCAATTTTTAAAAGCAGACGGTTTACAAGGAAAAAGAATTGGTATTGAAAAAACTTTTCTGAAAAAACACGAAGGTGTAGATTCTCTTTTTAAGGACGCAATCGATTTAATGAAAAGTAAGGGTGCTATACTTGTTGAACTGGAATTTGTCAAGATAACAGATCTGGGAAATTCCGAAGGCCCATTGCTTCAATACGAATTTAAAGATGGTTTGAATGCTTACCTCAGCAAAGCAAACGGCAAAGTAAAATCACTGGAAGAGCTTATTAAATTCAATAACGACCATAAGGAAAAGGCAATGCCCATTTTCCCTCAGGATCTTCTGGAACTTTCACAAACGCGGGGTGATTTGAAAAGTGCCAAATATCTTGAAGTTCATGAAAAAATAATTGGTGTCAGAAAAATTATTGACCAGCATTTAGACGAACAAAAACTTGACGCATTGTGCGGCCCGGCGACTGGCCCATCCTGGTGTATTGATCCGGTAAACGGTGATTTCTGGACAGGTTATGGGTCTTACGGTCCGGCGGCGATGGCGGGTTATCCTTCCATTACGGTTCCGATGGGATTGGTAAGAGAAATCCCAATTGGGCTTTCGTTTTTGGGAAGATCTTATGACGAACCGGGACTTTTAAGTATTGCTTATGCCTATGAACAATCTTCGAAAAAACGAACTGCGCCGAAATTTATAAATCATATTTAA